Proteins from a genomic interval of Aquabacterium sp. J223:
- a CDS encoding DUF748 domain-containing protein, producing the protein MAVATAALLLVVLGVLPLVLWAGADALLRPPLQARASQALGRPLQVDRLSVVPWRLVVQLDGVRLAGPPGIDAPALSADRVSLRLSPQSLWQRAPVVAALELERPVLRVARHAEGWDFDDLVRRLAAPTPEPGRPPARWALQSFTVRDGRLLFDDGGPVRRLDLASLQVELQGLSRLTSPTADDVPAARLSASALASGAQLTAKGTLAPFAAQPQAALSVRLDDLSLPDWQAWWPTGLPLTPRAGRLGAKADLQLHWGGDRPPRLQGRGELQGADLRLQAADGGALSWRQLVVPVSAIDSEARRLVLGPVLLVGAEAGLQRDPDGSLRWPGRPAEARATAAGASPPPWTLQGEGLRLDDARLTLTDRTRQPAAQVSLHLPQARLGAWRWPQPTPVTLQADSRWQVDGRPAARLSLQGEAAPAAGRLSATLDELDLAAFAPWRPAGAAAQLDGHGQASATLRWQGDAWQAEVPSLRLDALAWRPPALADGGPPAARAEGRTRGATDLPPQLGWRRLALTRLQVDGAARRIAIGGVSLEAPVAVARRGRDGRLDWAVALQALRPPPNGAATGTPAAAPATAAPGWSVSVDDARVEGGRLHWTDSAPTPRGAQRSLRSRWEALNVSLRRLQWPPPAGTPAPAEWSLSARVDDGRASAGGRLSASGLWSGTAAADPAQGRLQARWTAERLPLHGWERYVELPSALSLQRLLLGGTGRVDMALAGDGLRLAGDGELVLGELQLMAPDGTDGAPSPLLGWSALRLPGLQVQLAPGAAPRLSLGEAVLSDLDTRLVITEQGRFNLTDVAAPPGVPPAPPGGFGPAPRRLSPAPATDAPAAARPAVTLAVGGLVLDNGRINFTDRFVRPNYSAVLSGLQGRLGAFGTAQREPAALSLDGRIAGTGELKVQGQLNPAFSPPLLDIEASAREIELAPLSPYAGKYIGYEIDRGKLAMAVHYRVREGGELEASNRVELNQLQFGERVDSPDATRLPVKLAVSLLTDRQGRIQLDLPVAGRLGDPQFSLGGLVLKALGNLIVKAVTSPFALLAGIGGEGGGEQVNVRFLPGRPMLAPDAAAELDRLARALQDRPAVSLRIAGAVDVEAEREPLRRAVLEARLAEEQRRRGVQAAAGGGAAATPAGEERVRLLRALYRANPPPQAPRNALGGLSDLPPAELEAQVLARLAVDEDDLRELALQRGLVVREALVARGVASERLFLTAPRLGTAGESTPGPTGAVLTVAAP; encoded by the coding sequence GTGGCGGTGGCCACCGCGGCGCTGCTGCTCGTCGTCCTCGGGGTGCTGCCGCTGGTGCTGTGGGCCGGCGCCGACGCGCTGCTGCGGCCGCCGCTGCAGGCCCGTGCCAGCCAGGCCCTGGGCCGGCCGCTGCAGGTGGATCGGCTCTCGGTGGTGCCGTGGCGGCTGGTGGTGCAACTCGACGGCGTGCGGCTGGCCGGACCGCCCGGCATCGATGCCCCGGCGCTGAGCGCCGATCGGGTGTCGCTGCGGCTGTCGCCGCAGTCGCTCTGGCAGCGGGCGCCGGTGGTGGCGGCGCTCGAGCTCGAACGCCCGGTGCTGCGGGTGGCCCGCCATGCCGAGGGCTGGGACTTCGACGACCTCGTGCGGCGACTGGCGGCACCGACCCCCGAGCCCGGACGCCCGCCGGCCCGCTGGGCGCTGCAATCGTTCACCGTGCGCGACGGCCGCCTGCTGTTCGACGACGGCGGCCCGGTGCGGCGGCTCGACCTGGCATCGCTGCAGGTCGAACTGCAGGGCCTGTCGCGACTGACCTCGCCGACGGCGGACGACGTGCCGGCCGCGCGGCTGTCGGCCTCGGCCCTGGCCTCGGGCGCCCAGCTGACGGCGAAAGGCACGCTCGCGCCCTTCGCCGCCCAGCCGCAGGCCGCGCTGTCGGTCCGGCTGGACGACCTGTCGCTGCCGGACTGGCAGGCCTGGTGGCCGACCGGTCTGCCGTTGACCCCACGGGCCGGCCGGCTCGGGGCGAAGGCCGACCTGCAGCTGCACTGGGGCGGCGACCGGCCGCCCCGGCTGCAGGGCCGCGGCGAACTGCAGGGCGCCGACCTGCGCCTGCAGGCGGCCGATGGCGGCGCACTGTCCTGGCGCCAACTGGTGGTGCCGGTGAGCGCGATCGACAGCGAGGCCCGGCGGCTGGTGCTCGGCCCGGTGCTGCTCGTCGGCGCCGAGGCCGGCCTGCAGCGCGACCCCGACGGCAGCCTGCGCTGGCCGGGTCGCCCGGCGGAAGCCCGCGCCACCGCCGCAGGGGCATCGCCACCACCGTGGACGCTGCAGGGCGAGGGCCTTCGGCTGGACGACGCCCGCCTGACCCTCACGGACCGCACCCGCCAACCCGCGGCGCAGGTGTCGCTGCACCTGCCGCAGGCCCGGCTGGGGGCCTGGCGCTGGCCGCAGCCGACGCCGGTGACCCTGCAGGCCGACAGCCGCTGGCAGGTCGACGGCCGGCCGGCCGCGCGGCTGTCGCTGCAGGGGGAGGCCGCGCCGGCCGCCGGGCGCCTCTCCGCCACCCTCGACGAGCTGGACCTGGCCGCCTTCGCGCCCTGGCGCCCGGCGGGCGCGGCGGCCCAGCTGGACGGGCACGGCCAGGCCAGCGCCACGCTGCGCTGGCAGGGCGATGCCTGGCAGGCCGAGGTGCCCTCGTTGCGCCTCGACGCACTGGCCTGGCGGCCGCCGGCGCTGGCCGACGGCGGCCCGCCTGCGGCACGCGCTGAGGGCCGGACACGCGGCGCCACCGACCTCCCGCCGCAGCTCGGGTGGCGACGCCTGGCCCTGACCCGGCTGCAGGTCGACGGCGCCGCCCGGCGCATCGCCATCGGCGGGGTGTCGCTGGAGGCGCCGGTGGCCGTCGCCCGCCGGGGCCGCGACGGCCGGCTCGACTGGGCCGTCGCGCTGCAGGCGCTTCGGCCGCCGCCGAATGGCGCGGCGACCGGGACGCCCGCCGCCGCGCCCGCAACGGCGGCGCCGGGCTGGTCGGTCAGCGTCGACGACGCGCGGGTGGAAGGCGGCCGCCTGCACTGGACCGACAGCGCCCCGACCCCGCGCGGCGCCCAGCGCAGCCTGCGCAGCCGCTGGGAGGCGCTGAACGTCAGCCTTCGCCGGCTGCAGTGGCCGCCGCCGGCCGGCACGCCGGCGCCGGCGGAATGGAGCCTGTCGGCGCGCGTCGACGACGGGCGGGCCAGCGCCGGCGGGCGGCTCTCGGCAAGCGGGCTGTGGAGCGGGACCGCGGCCGCCGACCCGGCGCAGGGCCGGCTGCAGGCCCGCTGGACCGCCGAACGGCTGCCGCTGCACGGCTGGGAGCGCTACGTCGAGTTGCCGTCGGCGCTCAGCCTGCAGCGCCTGCTGCTCGGGGGCACCGGGCGGGTCGACATGGCGCTGGCGGGCGACGGCCTGCGCCTGGCCGGCGACGGCGAACTGGTGCTGGGCGAACTGCAGCTGATGGCCCCGGACGGCACCGACGGCGCGCCCAGCCCACTGCTCGGCTGGAGCGCGCTGCGGCTGCCCGGCCTGCAGGTGCAACTGGCGCCCGGCGCCGCCCCTCGCCTCAGCCTCGGCGAAGCGGTTCTGAGCGACCTCGACACCCGCCTGGTGATCACCGAGCAGGGTCGCTTCAACCTCACCGACGTGGCCGCACCGCCCGGCGTGCCGCCGGCGCCGCCCGGCGGCTTCGGCCCGGCGCCTCGGCGGCTGTCGCCGGCACCGGCCACCGACGCTCCCGCCGCCGCCCGGCCGGCGGTGACCCTGGCCGTCGGTGGGCTGGTCCTCGACAACGGCCGCATCAACTTCACCGACCGCTTCGTGCGGCCCAACTACAGCGCCGTGCTCAGCGGCCTGCAGGGTCGGCTGGGCGCCTTCGGCACGGCGCAGCGCGAGCCGGCCGCGCTGTCCCTCGACGGGCGCATCGCCGGCACCGGGGAGCTGAAGGTGCAGGGGCAGCTGAACCCGGCGTTCAGCCCGCCGCTGCTGGACATCGAGGCCTCGGCGCGCGAGATCGAACTGGCGCCGCTGTCGCCCTACGCCGGCAAGTACATCGGCTACGAGATCGACCGCGGCAAGCTGGCGATGGCGGTGCACTACCGGGTGCGGGAAGGCGGCGAACTGGAGGCCAGCAACCGGGTGGAGCTGAACCAGTTGCAGTTCGGCGAGCGGGTGGACAGCCCGGACGCCACCCGGCTGCCGGTGAAGCTGGCGGTGTCCCTGCTCACCGACCGCCAGGGCCGCATCCAGCTCGACCTGCCGGTGGCGGGGCGGCTGGGCGATCCGCAGTTCAGCCTCGGCGGGCTGGTGCTCAAGGCCCTGGGCAACCTCATCGTCAAGGCGGTCACGTCGCCCTTCGCGCTGCTGGCCGGGATCGGTGGGGAGGGCGGCGGCGAGCAGGTGAACGTGCGCTTCCTGCCGGGCCGCCCGATGCTGGCCCCCGACGCCGCGGCCGAGCTGGACCGGCTGGCCCGCGCGCTGCAGGACCGGCCGGCCGTGAGCCTTCGCATCGCCGGTGCGGTGGACGTGGAGGCCGAACGCGAGCCGCTGCGGCGCGCGGTTCTGGAGGCGCGCCTGGCCGAGGAGCAACGCCGCCGCGGCGTGCAGGCCGCGGCCGGCGGCGGTGCAGCGGCCACGCCGGCCGGCGAGGAGCGGGTGCGCCTGCTGCGCGCGCTGTACCGCGCCAATCCGCCGCCGCAGGCGCCGCGCAATGCGCTGGGCGGCCTGAGCGACCTGCCTCCCGCCGAGCTGGAGGCCCAGGTGCTGGCCCGGCTCGCCGTCGACGAGGACGACCTGCGGGAGCTGGCCCTGCAGCGCGGCCTCGTGGTGCGCGAGGCGCTGGTGGCCCGTGGCGTCGCCAGCGAGCGGTTGTTCCTCACCGCGCCGCGATTGGGAACTGCCGGTGAGTCCACCCCCGGGCCGACCGGCGCCGTGCTCACCGTCGCGGCGCCGTGA
- a CDS encoding aspartate aminotransferase family protein produces MTAALDAYWMPFTANRQFKAAPRLLVRAEGMHYWTDDGRRILDGAAGLWCVNAGHGRPRIAQAIAEQAGQMDFAPPFQMGHPKAFALAERLAALAPAGLDRVFFTNSGSEAVDSALKIALAWHRLRGDGARTRLVGRERGYHGVNFGGTSVGGIVGNRKPFGPLLGGVDHLRHTHDAQRNAFSVGQPAHGAELADDLERLVALHDASTIAAVIVEPVAGSTGVLVPPEGYLQRLREVCDRHGILLIFDEVITGFGRLGAPFAAQRFGVTPDLMTVAKGLTNGAVPMGAVLAKRAIHDAFMQGPEHLIELPHGYTYSGHPLACAAGLATLDTYEEEGLLTRARTLEAGFAEALHSLRRRPHVVDIRNLGLVGAVELAPRPGAPAQRAFDVFLDCFHREGVLVRTTGDTIALSPPLIASAEQLQALVAALGRALDRVG; encoded by the coding sequence ATGACCGCCGCCCTCGACGCCTACTGGATGCCCTTCACCGCCAACCGGCAGTTCAAGGCGGCGCCGCGGCTGCTGGTGCGCGCCGAGGGCATGCACTACTGGACCGACGACGGCCGGCGCATCCTCGACGGCGCCGCCGGCCTGTGGTGCGTCAACGCCGGCCACGGCCGGCCCCGCATCGCGCAGGCCATCGCCGAGCAGGCCGGGCAGATGGACTTCGCGCCGCCGTTCCAGATGGGGCACCCGAAGGCCTTCGCGCTGGCCGAGCGGCTGGCCGCCCTGGCGCCCGCCGGGCTCGACCGGGTGTTCTTCACCAACTCCGGCAGCGAGGCGGTGGACAGCGCCCTGAAGATCGCGCTGGCCTGGCACCGGCTGCGCGGCGACGGCGCCCGCACCCGGCTCGTCGGCCGCGAACGCGGCTACCATGGCGTCAACTTCGGCGGCACCTCGGTGGGCGGCATCGTCGGCAACCGCAAGCCCTTCGGCCCGCTGCTGGGCGGCGTCGACCACCTGCGCCACACCCACGACGCGCAGCGCAATGCCTTCTCGGTCGGCCAGCCCGCGCATGGCGCCGAGCTGGCCGACGACCTGGAGCGGCTGGTGGCGCTGCACGACGCCTCGACCATCGCCGCCGTCATCGTCGAGCCGGTGGCCGGCTCCACCGGCGTGCTGGTGCCGCCGGAGGGCTACCTGCAGCGGCTGCGCGAGGTCTGCGACCGCCACGGCATCCTGCTCATCTTCGACGAGGTCATCACCGGCTTCGGCCGGCTGGGCGCGCCTTTCGCGGCGCAGCGCTTCGGCGTCACGCCCGACCTGATGACGGTGGCCAAGGGCCTGACCAACGGCGCGGTGCCGATGGGCGCGGTGCTGGCCAAGCGTGCGATCCACGACGCCTTCATGCAGGGGCCCGAGCACCTGATCGAGCTGCCGCACGGCTATACCTACTCCGGCCACCCGCTGGCCTGCGCGGCCGGCCTGGCGACGCTGGACACCTACGAGGAGGAAGGCCTGCTGACCCGCGCCCGCACGCTGGAGGCCGGCTTCGCCGAGGCGCTGCACAGCCTGCGCCGGCGGCCGCACGTGGTCGACATCCGCAACCTCGGCTTGGTCGGCGCGGTGGAACTGGCGCCGCGGCCCGGTGCACCAGCGCAGCGCGCCTTCGACGTCTTCCTCGACTGTTTCCACCGCGAAGGGGTGCTGGTGCGCACCACCGGCGACACCATCGCGCTGTCGCCGCCGCTGATCGCCTCGGCGGAACAGCTGCAGGCGCTGGTGGCCGCCCTCGGGCGGGCGCTGGACCGTGTCGGCTGA
- a CDS encoding class I SAM-dependent methyltransferase, giving the protein MQEAEFDLVADEYAAMHARSVAASGESLEFFARYKVQDAAREAARAGVPVRRVLDFGCGIGNSLPFLHTAFPTAEVVGADVSQRSLDIARQRAGSDRLTLHRIEDQRLPLPDGSIDLAFTACVFHHIPQAEHPHWLRELRRVTRPGGLLMLFEHNPLNPLTCKAVRDCPFDANAVLIHGREMARRAAPTGWRSPRIVYRLFFPHALRFARPLERLMVRLPLGAQYYLRATR; this is encoded by the coding sequence ATGCAGGAAGCCGAGTTCGACCTCGTCGCCGACGAATACGCCGCGATGCACGCGCGCAGCGTCGCCGCGTCGGGCGAGAGCCTGGAGTTCTTCGCCCGCTACAAGGTGCAGGACGCCGCCCGTGAAGCGGCCCGCGCCGGCGTGCCGGTGCGCCGGGTGCTGGACTTCGGCTGCGGCATCGGCAATTCCCTGCCATTTCTTCACACCGCTTTTCCGACGGCCGAGGTCGTCGGCGCCGACGTCTCGCAGCGCAGCCTGGACATCGCGCGCCAGCGCGCCGGCTCGGACCGGCTGACGCTGCACCGCATCGAGGACCAGCGGCTGCCGCTGCCCGACGGCAGCATCGACCTCGCCTTCACCGCCTGCGTCTTCCACCACATCCCGCAGGCCGAGCACCCCCACTGGCTGCGGGAGCTGCGGCGGGTCACCCGTCCCGGCGGGCTGCTGATGTTGTTCGAGCACAACCCGCTGAACCCGCTGACCTGCAAGGCGGTGCGCGACTGCCCGTTCGACGCCAACGCGGTGCTGATCCACGGCCGCGAGATGGCCCGCCGCGCGGCGCCCACGGGGTGGCGGTCGCCGCGCATCGTCTACCGGCTGTTCTTTCCGCACGCCCTGCGCTTCGCCCGGCCGCTGGAACGGCTGATGGTCCGCCTGCCGCTGGGGGCGCAGTACTACCTGCGGGCGACACGGTGA
- a CDS encoding GtrA family protein, producing the protein MNSIAPARPLPLPLWRSALRFGLVGISNTVLGLAVIWLAWRWWGWADLPANVLGYAVGFVWSFFAHRHWTFGRPAGRADQHLLRYALVCAMAYAMNLLVLQVARGWAGPQPFWPHVLAMVTYTAVSFTGSRFFAFKESPPCSTRSDRSSR; encoded by the coding sequence GTGAACAGCATCGCGCCCGCCCGCCCCCTGCCGCTGCCGCTGTGGCGGTCGGCGCTGCGCTTCGGGCTGGTCGGCATCAGCAACACGGTGCTCGGCCTGGCCGTCATCTGGCTGGCCTGGCGCTGGTGGGGCTGGGCCGACCTGCCGGCCAACGTGCTGGGTTACGCCGTCGGTTTCGTCTGGAGCTTCTTCGCCCACCGCCACTGGACCTTCGGCCGCCCGGCCGGCCGGGCCGACCAGCACCTGCTGCGCTACGCCCTGGTCTGCGCCATGGCCTACGCGATGAACCTGCTGGTGCTGCAGGTCGCCCGCGGCTGGGCCGGGCCGCAGCCCTTCTGGCCGCACGTGCTGGCGATGGTGACCTACACCGCCGTGAGCTTCACCGGCAGCCGCTTCTTCGCCTTCAAGGAGTCCCCGCCATGCTCGACCCGCAGCGATCGCAGTTCCCGCTGA
- a CDS encoding glycosyltransferase family 2 protein, with protein sequence MLDPQRSQFPLNTAVPFSRPQQALRLGLVVPCYNEQEVLPQTLAKLLALLDRLQREGLVDDESGITFVDDGSRDATWSMIERAHLEDRRVHGIKLSCNRGHQNALLAGLMSTSGDVLISLDADLQDDLEAIPRMLQAHREGADVVLGVRSRRDTDTWFKRTTAQGYYALLRKLGVDIVPDHADFRLLSRRALEALRDFREVNLFLRGIIPLLGFKRAIVTYERQQRTAGESKYPFRRMLALAMEGVFSFSTVPLQWISMCGVVISLGALGFALWALGVRLFTDLGIPGWASTVIPISFLGGLQLMALGIIGGYLSRVYAETKQRPRFIVEQSL encoded by the coding sequence ATGCTCGACCCGCAGCGATCGCAGTTCCCGCTGAACACGGCGGTGCCCTTCTCCCGGCCGCAGCAGGCGCTGCGGCTGGGCCTCGTCGTGCCCTGCTACAACGAGCAGGAAGTGCTGCCGCAGACGCTGGCCAAGCTGCTGGCGCTGCTCGACCGGCTGCAGCGCGAGGGCCTGGTCGACGACGAGAGCGGCATCACCTTCGTCGACGACGGCTCGCGCGACGCCACCTGGTCGATGATCGAGCGCGCGCACCTGGAGGATCGCCGTGTGCATGGCATCAAGCTGTCGTGCAACCGCGGCCACCAGAACGCCCTGCTGGCCGGGCTGATGAGCACCAGCGGCGACGTGCTGATCAGCCTGGACGCCGACCTGCAGGACGACCTGGAGGCCATCCCGCGCATGCTGCAGGCGCATCGCGAGGGCGCCGACGTGGTGCTCGGCGTGCGCTCGCGGCGCGACACCGACACCTGGTTCAAGCGCACCACCGCGCAGGGCTACTACGCCCTGCTGCGCAAGCTGGGCGTGGACATCGTGCCCGACCATGCCGACTTCCGGCTGCTCAGCCGGCGGGCGCTGGAGGCGCTGCGCGATTTCCGCGAGGTCAACCTGTTCCTGCGCGGCATCATCCCGCTGCTCGGCTTCAAGCGCGCCATCGTCACCTACGAGCGGCAGCAGCGCACCGCCGGCGAGAGCAAGTACCCCTTCCGCCGCATGCTGGCGCTGGCGATGGAGGGTGTGTTCTCGTTCTCCACCGTGCCGCTGCAGTGGATCTCGATGTGCGGCGTGGTGATCTCGCTCGGCGCGCTGGGCTTCGCGCTGTGGGCGCTGGGCGTGCGGCTGTTCACCGACCTCGGCATCCCCGGCTGGGCGTCGACGGTGATCCCGATCTCCTTCCTCGGCGGGCTGCAGCTGATGGCGCTGGGCATCATCGGCGGCTACCTGTCGCGGGTGTACGCCGAGACCAAGCAGCGGCCACGCTTCATCGTGGAGCAGTCGTTGTGA
- a CDS encoding gamma-glutamyl-gamma-aminobutyrate hydrolase family protein, giving the protein MTPLPHDAPLILLPADHRTRRDGERQRLVLAPYVEAVRLAGGRPLMVPGALPEELDALLDIADGVLLTGSPSNVHPSHFGEAVLNEALPLDPERDRWTLPLIPRAIERGVPLFGICRGVQEMNVALGGSLHQAVHQVPGHADHRDRDADPIDVQYGPAHPIEVVGDGCFAGWFGPAGTRLTVNSLHGQGLNRLADALQVEARAPDGLVEAVSVGGASAFAVGVQWHPEWKAAENAVSRRLLTAYGEAARARRASRGR; this is encoded by the coding sequence ATGACGCCGCTGCCCCACGACGCCCCGCTCATCCTGCTGCCCGCCGACCACCGAACCCGCCGCGACGGTGAGCGCCAGCGGCTGGTGCTGGCGCCCTATGTGGAGGCGGTGCGCCTGGCCGGCGGCCGGCCGTTGATGGTGCCCGGCGCGCTGCCCGAGGAGCTCGATGCCCTGCTCGACATCGCCGACGGTGTGCTGCTCACCGGCTCGCCCTCCAACGTCCACCCGTCGCATTTCGGCGAGGCGGTGCTGAACGAGGCGCTGCCGCTCGACCCCGAGCGCGACCGCTGGACGCTGCCGCTGATCCCGCGCGCCATCGAGCGCGGGGTGCCGCTGTTCGGCATCTGCCGCGGCGTGCAGGAGATGAACGTGGCGCTGGGCGGCAGCCTGCACCAGGCGGTGCACCAGGTGCCCGGCCATGCCGACCACCGCGACCGCGACGCCGACCCGATCGACGTGCAGTACGGCCCGGCGCATCCCATCGAGGTGGTCGGCGACGGCTGCTTCGCCGGCTGGTTCGGTCCCGCCGGCACGCGGCTGACCGTCAACTCGCTGCACGGCCAGGGCCTGAACCGGCTGGCCGATGCGCTGCAGGTGGAGGCCCGGGCGCCGGACGGCCTGGTGGAGGCGGTCAGCGTCGGCGGCGCGTCGGCCTTCGCCGTCGGCGTGCAGTGGCATCCGGAATGGAAGGCGGCGGAGAACGCGGTGTCGCGGCGGCTGCTGACCGCGTACGGCGAGGCGGCGCGGGCACGCCGCGCGAGCCGGGGCCGCTGA
- a CDS encoding methyl-accepting chemotaxis protein — protein sequence MSLRHLTIGRKLALSFGLLAALVLLVATASILSLGTEHRHFSAYVQETGARITLARDLLDRANARAIGARNLVLLRDAADRERERQVVVRDHERVQVTLKKLKDAVAGASSALEEERRLVADLETLESQYAPVALKVVELATSGALDEAATVMNTQCRPLLAKLVTSAQAYADLGAQKAAAEVAAGDDAFRTNLVLMLACGVAALAVAIVLGIVIHRAVVGPIRQAVSVAQAVAAGDLTSAIEVGRRDEMGALLVALKAMNDGLVDIVGQVRSSSDHIAIGSAEIASGNADLSQRTELQASSLQQTASSMEQMQATVHHNAQTASRAAQLASAVSTAASEGGETVRRVVTTMEGISLSSRKIADIIGVIDGIAFQTNILALNAAVEAARAGEQGRGFSVVASEVRSLAQRSAEAAREIKDLIGSSVEQVEAGSVLVGDAGKAMDELVAQVRRVADLIGEMDGATREQTQGIQQVGRAVADIDQVTQQNAALVEQSAAAAENLSKQAVRLASVVSVFRVA from the coding sequence ATGTCCCTGCGTCACCTCACCATCGGCCGCAAGCTGGCCTTGTCGTTCGGCCTGCTGGCCGCGCTGGTCCTGCTGGTCGCTACTGCGTCCATCCTGTCGCTGGGCACCGAGCACCGCCACTTCTCGGCCTACGTGCAGGAAACCGGCGCCCGCATCACCCTGGCGCGTGACCTCCTCGACCGCGCCAACGCGCGCGCCATCGGCGCGCGCAACTTGGTGCTGCTGCGCGACGCGGCCGACCGGGAACGGGAGCGGCAGGTGGTGGTTCGCGACCATGAGCGGGTGCAGGTTACGCTGAAGAAGCTGAAGGACGCCGTCGCCGGCGCCTCGTCCGCCCTGGAGGAGGAGCGTCGCCTCGTCGCCGACCTGGAGACGTTGGAGTCGCAATACGCGCCGGTCGCGCTGAAGGTCGTCGAACTGGCCACGTCCGGTGCGCTCGACGAGGCGGCGACGGTGATGAACACCCAGTGCCGGCCCCTGCTGGCGAAACTGGTGACGTCGGCACAGGCCTATGCGGACCTCGGTGCCCAGAAGGCGGCCGCCGAGGTGGCCGCCGGTGACGACGCCTTCCGCACCAACCTCGTCCTGATGCTGGCCTGCGGCGTGGCCGCGCTGGCGGTCGCCATCGTCCTGGGCATCGTCATCCACCGCGCCGTCGTCGGGCCGATCCGTCAGGCGGTGTCGGTGGCGCAGGCGGTGGCGGCGGGCGACCTGACCTCGGCCATCGAGGTCGGGCGGCGCGACGAGATGGGCGCGCTGCTGGTCGCGCTGAAGGCGATGAACGACGGTCTGGTCGACATCGTCGGACAGGTGCGTTCCAGCAGCGACCACATCGCCATTGGCTCGGCGGAAATCGCCAGCGGCAACGCCGACCTGTCGCAGCGCACCGAACTGCAGGCCTCCAGCCTGCAGCAGACGGCCTCCTCGATGGAGCAGATGCAGGCCACGGTGCACCACAACGCGCAGACCGCCAGCCGGGCGGCGCAGTTGGCGAGCGCCGTCAGCACGGCGGCCAGCGAAGGCGGCGAGACGGTGCGCCGCGTGGTGACCACCATGGAGGGCATCAGCTTGAGCTCACGCAAGATCGCCGACATCATCGGTGTCATCGACGGCATCGCCTTCCAGACCAACATCCTGGCGCTGAACGCCGCCGTGGAAGCGGCACGCGCCGGCGAGCAGGGCCGCGGCTTCAGCGTGGTGGCGAGCGAGGTGCGCAGCCTGGCGCAACGCAGCGCCGAGGCCGCCCGCGAGATCAAGGACCTGATCGGCAGCAGCGTCGAGCAGGTCGAGGCCGGTTCGGTGCTGGTGGGCGACGCAGGCAAGGCGATGGACGAGCTGGTCGCGCAGGTGCGGCGCGTCGCCGACCTGATCGGCGAGATGGACGGCGCCACGCGGGAGCAGACCCAGGGCATCCAGCAGGTCGGTCGGGCCGTCGCGGACATCGACCAGGTGACGCAGCAGAATGCGGCGCTGGTCGAACAGAGTGCGGCCGCTGCCGAGAACCTGAGCAAGCAGGCCGTGCGGCTGGCCAGCGTGGTGTCAGTGTTCCGCGTGGCGTGA
- a CDS encoding LysR family transcriptional regulator: MNFRTLDLNLLRVFDEVMAEQNLTRAAERLAMTQPAVSNALGRLRRALGDDLLVRTAAGMRPTPRAEALWPQVRAALSQLRGAIDPRAFDPGRDESAFRLAMADASALTLMPPLVELLESAGALAQLRLHPLTTRDPRPMLERGELDFAIGYFPVAIAELTAAGEAASIRHRRLWDGEYVCAMRRGHPLADAPLTLDAFCAAHHLLVSFSGRAHGFVDQALAAMGRKRRIVLTVNQFFTAGQVVARSNLLTVLPLDFLPATGMERELVVKPLPLTLETVHVEVCWHRRHEGEAPQRWMLQQIELAAQRRGRPMGAPGPAPAPTPAPAADAAPKRRRR; the protein is encoded by the coding sequence ATGAACTTCCGCACGCTCGACCTGAACCTGCTGCGCGTCTTCGATGAAGTGATGGCGGAGCAGAACCTGACCCGGGCCGCGGAGCGGCTGGCGATGACGCAGCCTGCGGTCAGCAATGCGCTCGGCCGGCTGCGTCGCGCGCTGGGCGACGACCTGCTGGTGCGCACGGCCGCCGGCATGCGGCCGACCCCACGCGCCGAGGCGCTGTGGCCGCAGGTGCGGGCCGCGCTGTCGCAGCTGCGCGGCGCCATCGACCCGCGGGCCTTCGACCCGGGGCGCGACGAATCGGCCTTCCGCCTGGCGATGGCCGACGCCAGCGCGCTGACGCTGATGCCGCCACTGGTGGAACTGCTCGAATCCGCCGGCGCATTGGCCCAGCTGCGCCTGCATCCGCTGACCACCCGCGATCCGCGGCCGATGCTGGAACGCGGCGAGCTCGACTTCGCGATCGGCTACTTCCCGGTGGCCATCGCCGAGCTGACCGCCGCCGGCGAGGCGGCGTCGATCCGCCACCGGCGGCTGTGGGACGGCGAGTACGTCTGCGCCATGCGCCGCGGCCATCCGCTCGCCGACGCGCCGCTGACGCTGGACGCGTTTTGCGCGGCGCACCACCTGCTGGTCAGCTTTTCCGGCCGGGCGCACGGGTTCGTCGACCAGGCCTTGGCGGCGATGGGGCGCAAGCGCCGCATCGTGCTCACGGTCAACCAGTTCTTCACCGCGGGCCAGGTGGTGGCCCGATCGAACCTGCTGACCGTGCTGCCGCTGGACTTCCTGCCGGCCACCGGCATGGAGCGGGAACTGGTGGTCAAGCCGCTGCCGCTCACCCTCGAGACGGTGCACGTCGAGGTCTGCTGGCACCGCCGCCACGAGGGCGAGGCGCCGCAGCGCTGGATGCTGCAGCAGATCGAGCTGGCCGCGCAGCGGCGCGGCCGGCCCATGGGCGCGCCGGGGCCCGCGCCGGCCCCGACACCGGCCCCCGCGGCCGATGCGGCGCCGAAGCGCCGCCGCCGCTAG